In Miscanthus floridulus cultivar M001 chromosome 5, ASM1932011v1, whole genome shotgun sequence, one genomic interval encodes:
- the LOC136451560 gene encoding protein GET4-like: protein MSRSLSMRGSMRSRRDLPPPEKTIERLESMVAGGNFYEAQQMYKSTSARYITAQKYSEALDILQSGALVQLKHGQVTCGGELAVLFVDTLITGELAYSEQNFDRIRKIYEAFPRITVPHFLGDDYDDEGHQLSEAISAAKVRAESCSSFLKAAIRWSAEFGTSRNGSPELHVMLAEYIYSESPETDMTKVSSHFVHGNDPKKFASMLVNFMGKCYPGEDDTAIARGVLMYLSQGNLRDANLLMDEMKEQLKSANSDFPKTDLIQFIKYLLPTLERDAYPLFRTLRQKYKTSTDRDPVFQELLDEIAAKFYNIQRQNPLEGLFSEMFKI from the exons ATGTCGCGGTCCTTGAGCATGAGGGGGAGCATGAGGTCGCGCCGCGACCTGCCTCCTCCCGAGAAG ACAATTGAAAGGCTTGAGAGTATGGTGGCTGGAGGAAATTTCTATGAAGCTCAACAAATGTACAAGTCAACCAGTGCAAG ATATATTACTGCTCAGAAGTATTCAGAAGCCTTGGACATCCTTCAATCAGGCGCTTTGGTACAATTGAAGCATGGGCAG GTTACCTGTGGTGGTGAACTTGCTGTCCTCTTTGTTGACACCCTCATCACAGGAGAGCTTGCatatagtgaacaaaattttG ATCGTATCAGAAAGATATATGAGGCATTCCCAAGGATAACTGTTCCACATTTccttggagatgactatgatgATGAAGGGCATCAATTATCTGAAGCTATTTCTGCTGCCAAAGTGCGTGCAGAGAGTTGTTCATCATTCCTGAAAGCTGCGATCAG GTGGTCTGCTGAGTTTGGAACATCAAGAAATGGTTCTCCTGAGCTGCATGTTATGTTAGCAGAATACATATATTCAGAATCTCCAGAGACG GACATGACTAAAGTCTCAAGTCATTTTGTACACGGAAATGATCCAAAAAAGTTCGCTTCTATGCTGGTGAACTTTATGGGCAAG TGTTACCCTGGTGAAGATGATACTGCAATTGCACGTGGGGTTCTAAT GTACCTATCTCAAGGGAACCTGAGAGATGCGAATTTACTTATGGATGAGATGAAGGAACAACTAAAATCTGCTAACTCGGATTTTCCCAAAACAGACTTGATTCAGTTCATCAAGTATCTTTTACCCAC GCTTGAGAGAGATGCTTACCCTCTTTTTAGGACACTTCGACAGAAGTATAAGACAAGTACAGATCGTGACCCTGTGTTTCAGGAG TTACTGGACGAAATAGCTGCAAAATTTTACAATATACAGCGCCAGAACCCTTTAGAAGGACTTTTCAGCGAAATGTTCAAG ATATAA